One genomic region from Sciurus carolinensis chromosome 2, mSciCar1.2, whole genome shotgun sequence encodes:
- the Parp16 gene encoding protein mono-ADP-ribosyltransferase PARP16 isoform X2, producing the protein MQPCRAAAKEAAGRDVLAADLRCSLFASALQSYKRDSVLRPFPASYTRHNCKDFEALLADASKLPNLKELLQLPGDEDQWAWDLVSWILSSKVLTIHSAGKAEFEKIQQLTGAPHTPVPIPDFLFEIEYFDPANAKFYETKGERDLIYAFHGSRLENFHSIIHNGLHCHLNKTSLFGEGTYLTSDLSLALIYSPHGLGWQHSLLGPILSCVAVCEVIDHPDVKCQIKKKDSKEIDRRRARIKHSEGGDIPPKYFVVTNNQLLRVKYLLVYSQKQPKRASSQLSWFSSHWFMVMMFLYLLLLLIVPICWRACITRISSRAERACKGGRAGVSRENRRKSRQQGVTETRKEGWMIRVKCCGEIGLYLRNVCWICSVRSGGSGVPVGNVVKIS; encoded by the exons ATGCAGCCCTGCAGGGCGGCCGCCAAGGAGGCGGCAGGCCGCGACGTGTTGGCCGCCGACCTCCGGTGCAGCCTCTTCGCCTCTGCGCTGCAGAGCTACAAGCGCGACTCGGTGCTGCGGCCCTTCCCCGCCTCCTACACCCGCCACAACTGTAAGGACTTCGAGGCCCTG CTTGCAGATGCCAGCAAGTTGCCCAACCTGAAAGAACTTCTCCAATTGCCTGGAGATGAAGACCAATGGGCCTGGGACCTGGTGAGCTGGATTTTATCCTCAAAGGTCCTGACAATCCACAGTGCAGGGAAGGCAGAG TTTGAAAAGATCCAGCAGCTGACTGGTGCTCCTCACACGCCTGTCCCCATCCCGGACTTCCTATTTGAAATTGAATACTTCGACCCAGCCAACGCCAAGTTTTATGAGACCAAAGGAGAACGAGACCTAATCTACGCCTTCCACGGTAGCCGCCTAGAAAACTTCCATTCCATCATTCATAATGGCCTGCACTGCCACCTGAACAAG ACATCCTTGTTTGGAGAGGGAACCTACCTCACAAGTGACTTGAGCCTGGCCCTCATTTACAGCCCCCATGGCCTTGGGTGGCAGCACAGCCTCCTTGGCCCCATCCTTAGCTGTGTGGCCGTGTGTGAGGTCATTGACCATCCAGATGTCAAGTGCCAAATCAAGAAGAAGG ATTCCAAGGAGATAGACAGAAGAAGAGCGAGAATCAAACATAGTGAAGGGGGCGACATCCCTCCTAAGTACTTTGTGGTCACCAATAACCAGCTCTTGCGAGTGAAGTACTTGCTGGTGTATTCACAGAAGCAGCCCAAGAG GGCTTCGAGCCAGCTCTCCTGGTTTTCCAGCCATTGGTTTATGGTCATGATGTTCCTgtatctgctgctgctgctcata GTGCCCATTTGCTGGAGAGCGTGTATCACCAGGATATCTAGTAG agcagagagagcctgcaaaggaggcagagcaggagtGTCCAGAGAAAACAGGAGGAAGTCAAGACAGCAAGGTGTCACCGAAACCAGAAAGGAGGGCTGGATGATCAGAGTCAAATGCTGTGGAGAAATAGGATTGTACCTGAGAAATGTCTGTTGGATTTGCAGTGTTAGGAGTGGTGGCAGTGGAGTTCCTGTAGGGAATGTGGTCAAAATTTCATAG
- the Parp16 gene encoding protein mono-ADP-ribosyltransferase PARP16 isoform X1, with amino-acid sequence MQPCRAAAKEAAGRDVLAADLRCSLFASALQSYKRDSVLRPFPASYTRHNCKDFEALLADASKLPNLKELLQLPGDEDQWAWDLVSWILSSKVLTIHSAGKAEFEKIQQLTGAPHTPVPIPDFLFEIEYFDPANAKFYETKGERDLIYAFHGSRLENFHSIIHNGLHCHLNKTSLFGEGTYLTSDLSLALIYSPHGLGWQHSLLGPILSCVAVCEVIDHPDVKCQIKKKDSKEIDRRRARIKHSEGGDIPPKYFVVTNNQLLRVKYLLVYSQKQPKSRASSQLSWFSSHWFMVMMFLYLLLLLIVPICWRACITRISSRAERACKGGRAGVSRENRRKSRQQGVTETRKEGWMIRVKCCGEIGLYLRNVCWICSVRSGGSGVPVGNVVKIS; translated from the exons ATGCAGCCCTGCAGGGCGGCCGCCAAGGAGGCGGCAGGCCGCGACGTGTTGGCCGCCGACCTCCGGTGCAGCCTCTTCGCCTCTGCGCTGCAGAGCTACAAGCGCGACTCGGTGCTGCGGCCCTTCCCCGCCTCCTACACCCGCCACAACTGTAAGGACTTCGAGGCCCTG CTTGCAGATGCCAGCAAGTTGCCCAACCTGAAAGAACTTCTCCAATTGCCTGGAGATGAAGACCAATGGGCCTGGGACCTGGTGAGCTGGATTTTATCCTCAAAGGTCCTGACAATCCACAGTGCAGGGAAGGCAGAG TTTGAAAAGATCCAGCAGCTGACTGGTGCTCCTCACACGCCTGTCCCCATCCCGGACTTCCTATTTGAAATTGAATACTTCGACCCAGCCAACGCCAAGTTTTATGAGACCAAAGGAGAACGAGACCTAATCTACGCCTTCCACGGTAGCCGCCTAGAAAACTTCCATTCCATCATTCATAATGGCCTGCACTGCCACCTGAACAAG ACATCCTTGTTTGGAGAGGGAACCTACCTCACAAGTGACTTGAGCCTGGCCCTCATTTACAGCCCCCATGGCCTTGGGTGGCAGCACAGCCTCCTTGGCCCCATCCTTAGCTGTGTGGCCGTGTGTGAGGTCATTGACCATCCAGATGTCAAGTGCCAAATCAAGAAGAAGG ATTCCAAGGAGATAGACAGAAGAAGAGCGAGAATCAAACATAGTGAAGGGGGCGACATCCCTCCTAAGTACTTTGTGGTCACCAATAACCAGCTCTTGCGAGTGAAGTACTTGCTGGTGTATTCACAGAAGCAGCCCAAGAG CAGGGCTTCGAGCCAGCTCTCCTGGTTTTCCAGCCATTGGTTTATGGTCATGATGTTCCTgtatctgctgctgctgctcata GTGCCCATTTGCTGGAGAGCGTGTATCACCAGGATATCTAGTAG agcagagagagcctgcaaaggaggcagagcaggagtGTCCAGAGAAAACAGGAGGAAGTCAAGACAGCAAGGTGTCACCGAAACCAGAAAGGAGGGCTGGATGATCAGAGTCAAATGCTGTGGAGAAATAGGATTGTACCTGAGAAATGTCTGTTGGATTTGCAGTGTTAGGAGTGGTGGCAGTGGAGTTCCTGTAGGGAATGTGGTCAAAATTTCATAG
- the Parp16 gene encoding protein mono-ADP-ribosyltransferase PARP16 isoform X10, translated as MQPCRAAAKEAAGRDVLAADLRCSLFASALQSYKRDSVLRPFPASYTRHNCKDFEALLADASKLPNLKELLQLPGDEDQWAWDLVSWILSSKVLTIHSAGKAEFEKIQQLTGAPHTPVPIPDFLFEIEYFDPANAKFYETKGERDLIYAFHGSRLENFHSIIHNGLHCHLNKTSLFGEGTYLTSDLSLALIYSPHGLGWQHSLLGPILSCVAVCEVIDHPDVKCQIKKKDSKEIDRRRARIKHSEGGDIPPKYFVVTNNQLLRVKYLLVYSQKQPKSRASSQLSWFSSHWFMVMMFLYLLLLLIGAHQ; from the exons ATGCAGCCCTGCAGGGCGGCCGCCAAGGAGGCGGCAGGCCGCGACGTGTTGGCCGCCGACCTCCGGTGCAGCCTCTTCGCCTCTGCGCTGCAGAGCTACAAGCGCGACTCGGTGCTGCGGCCCTTCCCCGCCTCCTACACCCGCCACAACTGTAAGGACTTCGAGGCCCTG CTTGCAGATGCCAGCAAGTTGCCCAACCTGAAAGAACTTCTCCAATTGCCTGGAGATGAAGACCAATGGGCCTGGGACCTGGTGAGCTGGATTTTATCCTCAAAGGTCCTGACAATCCACAGTGCAGGGAAGGCAGAG TTTGAAAAGATCCAGCAGCTGACTGGTGCTCCTCACACGCCTGTCCCCATCCCGGACTTCCTATTTGAAATTGAATACTTCGACCCAGCCAACGCCAAGTTTTATGAGACCAAAGGAGAACGAGACCTAATCTACGCCTTCCACGGTAGCCGCCTAGAAAACTTCCATTCCATCATTCATAATGGCCTGCACTGCCACCTGAACAAG ACATCCTTGTTTGGAGAGGGAACCTACCTCACAAGTGACTTGAGCCTGGCCCTCATTTACAGCCCCCATGGCCTTGGGTGGCAGCACAGCCTCCTTGGCCCCATCCTTAGCTGTGTGGCCGTGTGTGAGGTCATTGACCATCCAGATGTCAAGTGCCAAATCAAGAAGAAGG ATTCCAAGGAGATAGACAGAAGAAGAGCGAGAATCAAACATAGTGAAGGGGGCGACATCCCTCCTAAGTACTTTGTGGTCACCAATAACCAGCTCTTGCGAGTGAAGTACTTGCTGGTGTATTCACAGAAGCAGCCCAAGAG CAGGGCTTCGAGCCAGCTCTCCTGGTTTTCCAGCCATTGGTTTATGGTCATGATGTTCCTgtatctgctgctgctgctcata GGGGCTCATCAGTGA
- the Parp16 gene encoding protein mono-ADP-ribosyltransferase PARP16 isoform X4, which yields MQPCRAAAKEAAGRDVLAADLRCSLFASALQSYKRDSVLRPFPASYTRHNCKDFEALLADASKLPNLKELLQLPGDEDQWAWDLVSWILSSKVLTIHSAGKAEFEKIQQLTGAPHTPVPIPDFLFEIEYFDPANAKFYETKGERDLIYAFHGSRLENFHSIIHNGLHCHLNKTSLFGEGTYLTSDLSLALIYSPHGLGWQHSLLGPILSCVAVCEVIDHPDVKCQIKKKDSKEIDRRRARIKHSEGGDIPPKYFVVTNNQLLRVKYLLVYSQKQPKSRASSQLSWFSSHWFMVMMFLYLLLLLIVPICWRACITRISSRWDLLSLSSQIRAPTVYQALGIQAGSEIPLPSWS from the exons ATGCAGCCCTGCAGGGCGGCCGCCAAGGAGGCGGCAGGCCGCGACGTGTTGGCCGCCGACCTCCGGTGCAGCCTCTTCGCCTCTGCGCTGCAGAGCTACAAGCGCGACTCGGTGCTGCGGCCCTTCCCCGCCTCCTACACCCGCCACAACTGTAAGGACTTCGAGGCCCTG CTTGCAGATGCCAGCAAGTTGCCCAACCTGAAAGAACTTCTCCAATTGCCTGGAGATGAAGACCAATGGGCCTGGGACCTGGTGAGCTGGATTTTATCCTCAAAGGTCCTGACAATCCACAGTGCAGGGAAGGCAGAG TTTGAAAAGATCCAGCAGCTGACTGGTGCTCCTCACACGCCTGTCCCCATCCCGGACTTCCTATTTGAAATTGAATACTTCGACCCAGCCAACGCCAAGTTTTATGAGACCAAAGGAGAACGAGACCTAATCTACGCCTTCCACGGTAGCCGCCTAGAAAACTTCCATTCCATCATTCATAATGGCCTGCACTGCCACCTGAACAAG ACATCCTTGTTTGGAGAGGGAACCTACCTCACAAGTGACTTGAGCCTGGCCCTCATTTACAGCCCCCATGGCCTTGGGTGGCAGCACAGCCTCCTTGGCCCCATCCTTAGCTGTGTGGCCGTGTGTGAGGTCATTGACCATCCAGATGTCAAGTGCCAAATCAAGAAGAAGG ATTCCAAGGAGATAGACAGAAGAAGAGCGAGAATCAAACATAGTGAAGGGGGCGACATCCCTCCTAAGTACTTTGTGGTCACCAATAACCAGCTCTTGCGAGTGAAGTACTTGCTGGTGTATTCACAGAAGCAGCCCAAGAG CAGGGCTTCGAGCCAGCTCTCCTGGTTTTCCAGCCATTGGTTTATGGTCATGATGTTCCTgtatctgctgctgctgctcata GTGCCCATTTGCTGGAGAGCGTGTATCACCAGGATATCTAGTAGGTGGGATTTGTTGTCATTGTCCTCACAAATAAGAGCACCTACAGTATACCAGGCACTAGGAATACAAGCAGGATCAGAAATACCCCTACCCTCATGGAGCTGA
- the Parp16 gene encoding protein mono-ADP-ribosyltransferase PARP16 isoform X7, whose translation MQPCRAAAKEAAGRDVLAADLRCSLFASALQSYKRDSVLRPFPASYTRHNCKDFEALLADASKLPNLKELLQLPGDEDQWAWDLVSWILSSKVLTIHSAGKAEFEKIQQLTGAPHTPVPIPDFLFEIEYFDPANAKFYETKGERDLIYAFHGSRLENFHSIIHNGLHCHLNKTSLFGEGTYLTSDLSLALIYSPHGLGWQHSLLGPILSCVAVCEVIDHPDVKCQIKKKDSKEIDRRRARIKHSEGGDIPPKYFVVTNNQLLRVKYLLVYSQKQPKSRASSQLSWFSSHWFMVMMFLYLLLLLIVSVINSSAFQHFWNRVKR comes from the exons ATGCAGCCCTGCAGGGCGGCCGCCAAGGAGGCGGCAGGCCGCGACGTGTTGGCCGCCGACCTCCGGTGCAGCCTCTTCGCCTCTGCGCTGCAGAGCTACAAGCGCGACTCGGTGCTGCGGCCCTTCCCCGCCTCCTACACCCGCCACAACTGTAAGGACTTCGAGGCCCTG CTTGCAGATGCCAGCAAGTTGCCCAACCTGAAAGAACTTCTCCAATTGCCTGGAGATGAAGACCAATGGGCCTGGGACCTGGTGAGCTGGATTTTATCCTCAAAGGTCCTGACAATCCACAGTGCAGGGAAGGCAGAG TTTGAAAAGATCCAGCAGCTGACTGGTGCTCCTCACACGCCTGTCCCCATCCCGGACTTCCTATTTGAAATTGAATACTTCGACCCAGCCAACGCCAAGTTTTATGAGACCAAAGGAGAACGAGACCTAATCTACGCCTTCCACGGTAGCCGCCTAGAAAACTTCCATTCCATCATTCATAATGGCCTGCACTGCCACCTGAACAAG ACATCCTTGTTTGGAGAGGGAACCTACCTCACAAGTGACTTGAGCCTGGCCCTCATTTACAGCCCCCATGGCCTTGGGTGGCAGCACAGCCTCCTTGGCCCCATCCTTAGCTGTGTGGCCGTGTGTGAGGTCATTGACCATCCAGATGTCAAGTGCCAAATCAAGAAGAAGG ATTCCAAGGAGATAGACAGAAGAAGAGCGAGAATCAAACATAGTGAAGGGGGCGACATCCCTCCTAAGTACTTTGTGGTCACCAATAACCAGCTCTTGCGAGTGAAGTACTTGCTGGTGTATTCACAGAAGCAGCCCAAGAG CAGGGCTTCGAGCCAGCTCTCCTGGTTTTCCAGCCATTGGTTTATGGTCATGATGTTCCTgtatctgctgctgctgctcataGTGAGTGTCATCAACTCCTCTGCTTTCCAACACTTTTGGAATCGCGTTAAAAGAtaa
- the Parp16 gene encoding protein mono-ADP-ribosyltransferase PARP16 isoform X5, giving the protein MQPCRAAAKEAAGRDVLAADLRCSLFASALQSYKRDSVLRPFPASYTRHNCKDFEALLADASKLPNLKELLQLPGDEDQWAWDLVSWILSSKVLTIHSAGKAEFEKIQQLTGAPHTPVPIPDFLFEIEYFDPANAKFYETKGERDLIYAFHGSRLENFHSIIHNGLHCHLNKTSLFGEGTYLTSDLSLALIYSPHGLGWQHSLLGPILSCVAVCEVIDHPDVKCQIKKKDSKEIDRRRARIKHSEGGDIPPKYFVVTNNQLLRVKYLLVYSQKQPKRASSQLSWFSSHWFMVMMFLYLLLLLIVPICWRACITRISSRWDLLSLSSQIRAPTVYQALGIQAGSEIPLPSWS; this is encoded by the exons ATGCAGCCCTGCAGGGCGGCCGCCAAGGAGGCGGCAGGCCGCGACGTGTTGGCCGCCGACCTCCGGTGCAGCCTCTTCGCCTCTGCGCTGCAGAGCTACAAGCGCGACTCGGTGCTGCGGCCCTTCCCCGCCTCCTACACCCGCCACAACTGTAAGGACTTCGAGGCCCTG CTTGCAGATGCCAGCAAGTTGCCCAACCTGAAAGAACTTCTCCAATTGCCTGGAGATGAAGACCAATGGGCCTGGGACCTGGTGAGCTGGATTTTATCCTCAAAGGTCCTGACAATCCACAGTGCAGGGAAGGCAGAG TTTGAAAAGATCCAGCAGCTGACTGGTGCTCCTCACACGCCTGTCCCCATCCCGGACTTCCTATTTGAAATTGAATACTTCGACCCAGCCAACGCCAAGTTTTATGAGACCAAAGGAGAACGAGACCTAATCTACGCCTTCCACGGTAGCCGCCTAGAAAACTTCCATTCCATCATTCATAATGGCCTGCACTGCCACCTGAACAAG ACATCCTTGTTTGGAGAGGGAACCTACCTCACAAGTGACTTGAGCCTGGCCCTCATTTACAGCCCCCATGGCCTTGGGTGGCAGCACAGCCTCCTTGGCCCCATCCTTAGCTGTGTGGCCGTGTGTGAGGTCATTGACCATCCAGATGTCAAGTGCCAAATCAAGAAGAAGG ATTCCAAGGAGATAGACAGAAGAAGAGCGAGAATCAAACATAGTGAAGGGGGCGACATCCCTCCTAAGTACTTTGTGGTCACCAATAACCAGCTCTTGCGAGTGAAGTACTTGCTGGTGTATTCACAGAAGCAGCCCAAGAG GGCTTCGAGCCAGCTCTCCTGGTTTTCCAGCCATTGGTTTATGGTCATGATGTTCCTgtatctgctgctgctgctcata GTGCCCATTTGCTGGAGAGCGTGTATCACCAGGATATCTAGTAGGTGGGATTTGTTGTCATTGTCCTCACAAATAAGAGCACCTACAGTATACCAGGCACTAGGAATACAAGCAGGATCAGAAATACCCCTACCCTCATGGAGCTGA
- the Parp16 gene encoding protein mono-ADP-ribosyltransferase PARP16 isoform X9, whose amino-acid sequence MQPCRAAAKEAAGRDVLAADLRCSLFASALQSYKRDSVLRPFPASYTRHNCKDFEALLADASKLPNLKELLQLPGDEDQWAWDLVSWILSSKVLTIHSAGKAEFEKIQQLTGAPHTPVPIPDFLFEIEYFDPANAKFYETKGERDLIYAFHGSRLENFHSIIHNGLHCHLNKTSLFGEGTYLTSDLSLALIYSPHGLGWQHSLLGPILSCVAVCEVIDHPDVKCQIKKKDSKEIDRRRARIKHSEGGDIPPKYFVVTNNQLLRVKYLLVYSQKQPKRASSQLSWFSSHWFMVMMFLYLLLLLIVSVINSSAFQHFWNRVKR is encoded by the exons ATGCAGCCCTGCAGGGCGGCCGCCAAGGAGGCGGCAGGCCGCGACGTGTTGGCCGCCGACCTCCGGTGCAGCCTCTTCGCCTCTGCGCTGCAGAGCTACAAGCGCGACTCGGTGCTGCGGCCCTTCCCCGCCTCCTACACCCGCCACAACTGTAAGGACTTCGAGGCCCTG CTTGCAGATGCCAGCAAGTTGCCCAACCTGAAAGAACTTCTCCAATTGCCTGGAGATGAAGACCAATGGGCCTGGGACCTGGTGAGCTGGATTTTATCCTCAAAGGTCCTGACAATCCACAGTGCAGGGAAGGCAGAG TTTGAAAAGATCCAGCAGCTGACTGGTGCTCCTCACACGCCTGTCCCCATCCCGGACTTCCTATTTGAAATTGAATACTTCGACCCAGCCAACGCCAAGTTTTATGAGACCAAAGGAGAACGAGACCTAATCTACGCCTTCCACGGTAGCCGCCTAGAAAACTTCCATTCCATCATTCATAATGGCCTGCACTGCCACCTGAACAAG ACATCCTTGTTTGGAGAGGGAACCTACCTCACAAGTGACTTGAGCCTGGCCCTCATTTACAGCCCCCATGGCCTTGGGTGGCAGCACAGCCTCCTTGGCCCCATCCTTAGCTGTGTGGCCGTGTGTGAGGTCATTGACCATCCAGATGTCAAGTGCCAAATCAAGAAGAAGG ATTCCAAGGAGATAGACAGAAGAAGAGCGAGAATCAAACATAGTGAAGGGGGCGACATCCCTCCTAAGTACTTTGTGGTCACCAATAACCAGCTCTTGCGAGTGAAGTACTTGCTGGTGTATTCACAGAAGCAGCCCAAGAG GGCTTCGAGCCAGCTCTCCTGGTTTTCCAGCCATTGGTTTATGGTCATGATGTTCCTgtatctgctgctgctgctcataGTGAGTGTCATCAACTCCTCTGCTTTCCAACACTTTTGGAATCGCGTTAAAAGAtaa
- the Parp16 gene encoding protein mono-ADP-ribosyltransferase PARP16 isoform X6 has protein sequence MQPCRAAAKEAAGRDVLAADLRCSLFASALQSYKRDSVLRPFPASYTRHNCKDFEALLADASKLPNLKELLQLPGDEDQWAWDLVSWILSSKVLTIHSAGKAEFEKIQQLTGAPHTPVPIPDFLFEIEYFDPANAKFYETKGERDLIYAFHGSRLENFHSIIHNGLHCHLNKTSLFGEGTYLTSDLSLALIYSPHGLGWQHSLLGPILSCVAVCEVIDHPDVKCQIKKKDSKEIDRRRARIKHSEGGDIPPKYFVVTNNQLLRVKYLLVYSQKQPKSRASSQLSWFSSHWFMVMMFLYLLLLLIVPICWRACITRISKQREPAKEAEQECPEKTGGSQDSKVSPKPERRAG, from the exons ATGCAGCCCTGCAGGGCGGCCGCCAAGGAGGCGGCAGGCCGCGACGTGTTGGCCGCCGACCTCCGGTGCAGCCTCTTCGCCTCTGCGCTGCAGAGCTACAAGCGCGACTCGGTGCTGCGGCCCTTCCCCGCCTCCTACACCCGCCACAACTGTAAGGACTTCGAGGCCCTG CTTGCAGATGCCAGCAAGTTGCCCAACCTGAAAGAACTTCTCCAATTGCCTGGAGATGAAGACCAATGGGCCTGGGACCTGGTGAGCTGGATTTTATCCTCAAAGGTCCTGACAATCCACAGTGCAGGGAAGGCAGAG TTTGAAAAGATCCAGCAGCTGACTGGTGCTCCTCACACGCCTGTCCCCATCCCGGACTTCCTATTTGAAATTGAATACTTCGACCCAGCCAACGCCAAGTTTTATGAGACCAAAGGAGAACGAGACCTAATCTACGCCTTCCACGGTAGCCGCCTAGAAAACTTCCATTCCATCATTCATAATGGCCTGCACTGCCACCTGAACAAG ACATCCTTGTTTGGAGAGGGAACCTACCTCACAAGTGACTTGAGCCTGGCCCTCATTTACAGCCCCCATGGCCTTGGGTGGCAGCACAGCCTCCTTGGCCCCATCCTTAGCTGTGTGGCCGTGTGTGAGGTCATTGACCATCCAGATGTCAAGTGCCAAATCAAGAAGAAGG ATTCCAAGGAGATAGACAGAAGAAGAGCGAGAATCAAACATAGTGAAGGGGGCGACATCCCTCCTAAGTACTTTGTGGTCACCAATAACCAGCTCTTGCGAGTGAAGTACTTGCTGGTGTATTCACAGAAGCAGCCCAAGAG CAGGGCTTCGAGCCAGCTCTCCTGGTTTTCCAGCCATTGGTTTATGGTCATGATGTTCCTgtatctgctgctgctgctcata GTGCCCATTTGCTGGAGAGCGTGTATCACCAGGATATCTA agcagagagagcctgcaaaggaggcagagcaggagtGTCCAGAGAAAACAGGAGGAAGTCAAGACAGCAAGGTGTCACCGAAACCAGAAAGGAGGGCTGGATGA
- the Parp16 gene encoding protein mono-ADP-ribosyltransferase PARP16 isoform X3 gives MQPCRAAAKEAAGRDVLAADLRCSLFASALQSYKRDSVLRPFPASYTRHNCKDFEALLADASKLPNLKELLQLPGDEDQWAWDLFEKIQQLTGAPHTPVPIPDFLFEIEYFDPANAKFYETKGERDLIYAFHGSRLENFHSIIHNGLHCHLNKTSLFGEGTYLTSDLSLALIYSPHGLGWQHSLLGPILSCVAVCEVIDHPDVKCQIKKKDSKEIDRRRARIKHSEGGDIPPKYFVVTNNQLLRVKYLLVYSQKQPKSRASSQLSWFSSHWFMVMMFLYLLLLLIVPICWRACITRISSRAERACKGGRAGVSRENRRKSRQQGVTETRKEGWMIRVKCCGEIGLYLRNVCWICSVRSGGSGVPVGNVVKIS, from the exons ATGCAGCCCTGCAGGGCGGCCGCCAAGGAGGCGGCAGGCCGCGACGTGTTGGCCGCCGACCTCCGGTGCAGCCTCTTCGCCTCTGCGCTGCAGAGCTACAAGCGCGACTCGGTGCTGCGGCCCTTCCCCGCCTCCTACACCCGCCACAACTGTAAGGACTTCGAGGCCCTG CTTGCAGATGCCAGCAAGTTGCCCAACCTGAAAGAACTTCTCCAATTGCCTGGAGATGAAGACCAATGGGCCTGGGACCTG TTTGAAAAGATCCAGCAGCTGACTGGTGCTCCTCACACGCCTGTCCCCATCCCGGACTTCCTATTTGAAATTGAATACTTCGACCCAGCCAACGCCAAGTTTTATGAGACCAAAGGAGAACGAGACCTAATCTACGCCTTCCACGGTAGCCGCCTAGAAAACTTCCATTCCATCATTCATAATGGCCTGCACTGCCACCTGAACAAG ACATCCTTGTTTGGAGAGGGAACCTACCTCACAAGTGACTTGAGCCTGGCCCTCATTTACAGCCCCCATGGCCTTGGGTGGCAGCACAGCCTCCTTGGCCCCATCCTTAGCTGTGTGGCCGTGTGTGAGGTCATTGACCATCCAGATGTCAAGTGCCAAATCAAGAAGAAGG ATTCCAAGGAGATAGACAGAAGAAGAGCGAGAATCAAACATAGTGAAGGGGGCGACATCCCTCCTAAGTACTTTGTGGTCACCAATAACCAGCTCTTGCGAGTGAAGTACTTGCTGGTGTATTCACAGAAGCAGCCCAAGAG CAGGGCTTCGAGCCAGCTCTCCTGGTTTTCCAGCCATTGGTTTATGGTCATGATGTTCCTgtatctgctgctgctgctcata GTGCCCATTTGCTGGAGAGCGTGTATCACCAGGATATCTAGTAG agcagagagagcctgcaaaggaggcagagcaggagtGTCCAGAGAAAACAGGAGGAAGTCAAGACAGCAAGGTGTCACCGAAACCAGAAAGGAGGGCTGGATGATCAGAGTCAAATGCTGTGGAGAAATAGGATTGTACCTGAGAAATGTCTGTTGGATTTGCAGTGTTAGGAGTGGTGGCAGTGGAGTTCCTGTAGGGAATGTGGTCAAAATTTCATAG
- the Parp16 gene encoding protein mono-ADP-ribosyltransferase PARP16 isoform X8 — protein MQPCRAAAKEAAGRDVLAADLRCSLFASALQSYKRDSVLRPFPASYTRHNCKDFEALLADASKLPNLKELLQLPGDEDQWAWDLVSWILSSKVLTIHSAGKAEFEKIQQLTGAPHTPVPIPDFLFEIEYFDPANAKFYETKGERDLIYAFHGSRLENFHSIIHNGLHCHLNKTSLFGEGTYLTSDLSLALIYSPHGLGWQHSLLGPILSCVAVCEVIDHPDVKCQIKKKDSKEIDRRRARIKHSEGGDIPPKYFVVTNNQLLRVKYLLVYSQKQPKSRASSQLSWFSSHWFMVMMFLYLLLLLIVPICWRACITRISKMHKH, from the exons ATGCAGCCCTGCAGGGCGGCCGCCAAGGAGGCGGCAGGCCGCGACGTGTTGGCCGCCGACCTCCGGTGCAGCCTCTTCGCCTCTGCGCTGCAGAGCTACAAGCGCGACTCGGTGCTGCGGCCCTTCCCCGCCTCCTACACCCGCCACAACTGTAAGGACTTCGAGGCCCTG CTTGCAGATGCCAGCAAGTTGCCCAACCTGAAAGAACTTCTCCAATTGCCTGGAGATGAAGACCAATGGGCCTGGGACCTGGTGAGCTGGATTTTATCCTCAAAGGTCCTGACAATCCACAGTGCAGGGAAGGCAGAG TTTGAAAAGATCCAGCAGCTGACTGGTGCTCCTCACACGCCTGTCCCCATCCCGGACTTCCTATTTGAAATTGAATACTTCGACCCAGCCAACGCCAAGTTTTATGAGACCAAAGGAGAACGAGACCTAATCTACGCCTTCCACGGTAGCCGCCTAGAAAACTTCCATTCCATCATTCATAATGGCCTGCACTGCCACCTGAACAAG ACATCCTTGTTTGGAGAGGGAACCTACCTCACAAGTGACTTGAGCCTGGCCCTCATTTACAGCCCCCATGGCCTTGGGTGGCAGCACAGCCTCCTTGGCCCCATCCTTAGCTGTGTGGCCGTGTGTGAGGTCATTGACCATCCAGATGTCAAGTGCCAAATCAAGAAGAAGG ATTCCAAGGAGATAGACAGAAGAAGAGCGAGAATCAAACATAGTGAAGGGGGCGACATCCCTCCTAAGTACTTTGTGGTCACCAATAACCAGCTCTTGCGAGTGAAGTACTTGCTGGTGTATTCACAGAAGCAGCCCAAGAG CAGGGCTTCGAGCCAGCTCTCCTGGTTTTCCAGCCATTGGTTTATGGTCATGATGTTCCTgtatctgctgctgctgctcata GTGCCCATTTGCTGGAGAGCGTGTATCACCAGGATATCTA